One genomic window of Sulfurovum lithotrophicum includes the following:
- a CDS encoding glycine zipper domain-containing protein translates to MKKFHLAFLSITGAAVIAMTGCASTGTSTTTDGALIGAAGGALVGQAVGHNTRSTLAGAAIGGLAGAAIGANEEQKNRRYYRDEYGYTYYIGSDGRRYYQ, encoded by the coding sequence ATGAAAAAATTTCATTTAGCATTTTTAAGCATCACTGGTGCAGCTGTAATCGCAATGACAGGCTGTGCTTCAACAGGAACCAGTACAACAACGGATGGTGCATTGATCGGTGCAGCCGGAGGTGCTTTGGTAGGCCAGGCAGTCGGACATAATACCCGCTCAACGCTTGCAGGTGCAGCTATCGGTGGTCTGGCAGGTGCTGCCATCGGTGCCAATGAGGAACAGAAAAACAGAAGATACTATAGAGATGAGTATGGGTACACCTACTACATCGGCAGTGACGGTAGACGTTATTACCAATAA
- the waaA gene encoding lipid IV(A) 3-deoxy-D-manno-octulosonic acid transferase, which yields MDKIFFFFYSLLSFLIYFLAIPFLFLFSFKTKYRRSIPARFFLWKNKPFKPNGVWFHSCSFGEAKAIKPLVDALPEELLRMSTTTQTGFDAIRDYTQESRYLPFEPLLFFWMRPQKVLLVMEAEFWYLLFALAKRKGAKTLLINARMSDRSFPKYQKMAWLYRQIFKHIDEVYAQTYEDKARLESLGAKNVTVTGNIKLSKLPSPTKQLVKPEGLLLCGASTHDGEESLILEAYAALKQQEGNVRLLLVPRHPERFRKVVQMAEAFAKAHGLSMQKYSENKTIESDIVVVDLLGELVNLYAISDIVILGGAFEPIGGHNAAEAAQFGCKIISGKHYFNQKDIFEAVEGIAVVEAFNLSRRLLQHAVLKPTHIKIRTNIAPIYKSIEDALTKDM from the coding sequence GTGGATAAAATATTTTTCTTTTTTTATTCATTACTCTCCTTCCTCATTTATTTTTTAGCCATTCCCTTTCTGTTTCTTTTTTCCTTCAAAACCAAATACCGACGATCCATTCCTGCACGATTCTTTTTATGGAAAAATAAACCTTTCAAACCAAATGGTGTCTGGTTCCACTCATGTTCTTTCGGGGAAGCAAAAGCGATCAAACCGCTTGTGGATGCATTGCCCGAAGAACTTTTACGTATGAGTACGACAACACAGACAGGTTTTGATGCTATACGCGACTATACTCAAGAGAGCAGGTATCTTCCCTTTGAACCCCTGCTCTTTTTCTGGATGAGACCCCAGAAGGTCCTGCTGGTCATGGAAGCGGAGTTTTGGTATCTTCTTTTTGCCCTTGCAAAGCGAAAAGGGGCTAAAACACTGCTCATCAATGCACGCATGAGTGATCGCTCTTTTCCCAAATATCAAAAGATGGCATGGCTTTACAGACAGATATTCAAACATATCGATGAAGTCTATGCACAGACCTATGAAGACAAAGCACGCCTTGAGTCACTGGGGGCCAAAAATGTAACGGTTACGGGAAACATCAAGCTCTCCAAACTGCCTTCTCCTACGAAGCAGCTGGTGAAACCGGAAGGTCTGCTTCTCTGTGGGGCAAGTACACATGATGGGGAGGAGAGTTTGATCCTTGAAGCCTATGCAGCATTGAAACAGCAGGAAGGGAATGTCAGGCTGCTTCTGGTCCCGAGGCATCCTGAACGTTTTAGGAAGGTGGTACAGATGGCTGAAGCTTTTGCCAAAGCACATGGCCTGAGCATGCAGAAGTATTCAGAAAATAAGACGATAGAGAGTGATATTGTAGTCGTAGACCTGTTAGGTGAGTTGGTCAACCTTTATGCGATTTCAGATATCGTCATATTGGGAGGTGCTTTTGAACCCATAGGCGGACACAATGCGGCAGAAGCGGCACAGTTTGGATGTAAGATCATTTCAGGAAAGCACTACTTCAACCAGAAAGATATTTTTGAAGCAGTGGAAGGTATCGCTGTTGTAGAGGCTTTTAATCTATCGAGAAGGCTTTTGCAGCACGCGGTACTGAAACCTACACACATCAAAATACGTACAAATATTGCACCCATTTACAAAAGTATCGAGGATGCACTTACAAAAGATATGTAG
- a CDS encoding RluA family pseudouridine synthase → MATDKAYKVLAQQQGISNNKAKELIDRGLVFVDDRKVRIARAEINTETRFRIEYPEDIEILYEDEDIIAVNKPAQVDSYEIQDAIEGAELLHRLDRDTSGVLLLGRNEEFIKKAVKEFKNRRVEKHYVAWVDGVIYEKMEIDEPIFTVKKGKAFSMIDPIRGKKAHTVVHPEEVQGKKSKVKIDITTGRTHQIRVHLAHIGHPVVGDEQYGSRTQSKRILLHSAKMKILDYEFNAKEPKDIARYK, encoded by the coding sequence ATGGCTACAGATAAAGCATACAAGGTATTGGCACAACAGCAGGGTATCTCCAACAACAAGGCAAAAGAGCTGATAGACAGAGGACTCGTGTTTGTAGATGACCGAAAGGTCAGGATCGCAAGGGCAGAGATCAATACGGAGACGAGATTCCGTATCGAGTACCCTGAAGATATTGAGATTCTCTATGAGGATGAAGATATCATTGCTGTGAACAAACCGGCACAGGTGGACAGTTACGAAATACAGGATGCCATTGAGGGGGCGGAGTTGCTGCACAGGTTGGATCGTGATACCTCCGGTGTACTGCTGCTTGGGCGTAATGAGGAGTTCATCAAAAAAGCAGTCAAGGAATTCAAAAACAGAAGAGTAGAGAAACATTATGTAGCGTGGGTGGATGGCGTGATCTATGAAAAGATGGAGATCGATGAACCCATTTTCACCGTCAAGAAAGGAAAGGCTTTCTCCATGATCGACCCTATACGCGGCAAAAAAGCACATACGGTCGTACATCCTGAAGAGGTACAGGGGAAGAAGTCCAAAGTCAAGATCGATATCACAACAGGCAGAACACACCAGATCAGAGTGCATCTGGCGCATATCGGCCATCCGGTTGTGGGCGATGAACAGTACGGAAGCCGTACACAGTCCAAGCGTATCCTGCTGCACTCGGCAAAGATGAAGATACTCGATTATGAGTTCAATGCCAAAGAGCCCAAAGATATCGCAAGATACAAATAA
- a CDS encoding zinc ribbon domain-containing protein codes for MNKHLQELIELSKIDKAIDSYNPQLEAADKKVAKVQKKLDAAQSEVDALTSAIEDNEEKIKAFNEQLTFLNEQLASNVKKSKEISTEKEMKALSLEEDIAKEKMTFANEEIERLQAINETKKELLAEAEAKVKLLTAELSEINSEVSLEKAEIEKSKSDLFIQREELSRNIEQKVLSFYEKIRIWAGNTAVVPVKKQACYGCFMKLNDKSYAEVIRGDEIVNCPHCGRILYIEKVTEEA; via the coding sequence ATAGAGCTTTCAAAAATTGACAAAGCGATCGACAGTTACAATCCGCAGCTTGAAGCCGCTGACAAAAAAGTAGCAAAAGTACAGAAGAAATTGGATGCTGCCCAGTCTGAAGTGGATGCACTTACTTCTGCCATTGAAGATAACGAAGAGAAGATCAAAGCCTTTAACGAGCAACTGACGTTCCTGAATGAACAGTTGGCGTCCAATGTAAAGAAATCCAAAGAGATCTCAACCGAAAAAGAGATGAAAGCACTTTCTCTCGAAGAAGATATCGCCAAAGAGAAGATGACCTTTGCCAATGAAGAGATCGAAAGACTTCAGGCTATCAATGAAACAAAAAAAGAGCTGCTTGCCGAAGCAGAAGCTAAAGTGAAGCTTTTGACTGCTGAACTGTCAGAGATCAACAGTGAAGTTTCCCTTGAAAAAGCAGAGATCGAAAAAAGTAAAAGCGATCTTTTCATTCAGAGAGAAGAACTCAGCAGAAACATTGAGCAGAAGGTACTTTCTTTTTATGAGAAAATCCGTATCTGGGCAGGCAATACCGCAGTTGTTCCTGTAAAGAAACAGGCATGTTACGGATGTTTTATGAAACTCAATGACAAAAGCTATGCAGAAGTGATTAGAGGTGACGAGATCGTCAACTGTCCTCACTGCGGCAGAATTCTTTATATTGAAAAAGTTACTGAAGAGGCATAA
- a CDS encoding DUF167 domain-containing protein, with translation MFYEVHDTKVSLRIKAQPAASRNEFCEIYGDDAIKIRIKAPAVEGAANKELVKFLAKSFKVSKGDIVFKSGQNSKIKIVEFPRTEQFEAWLETI, from the coding sequence ATGTTCTATGAAGTTCATGATACAAAAGTCAGTCTGCGTATCAAGGCACAGCCTGCGGCAAGCAGAAATGAATTTTGTGAGATCTATGGAGATGATGCGATCAAAATACGTATTAAGGCACCGGCGGTCGAAGGTGCGGCAAATAAAGAATTGGTAAAGTTCCTTGCGAAAAGTTTCAAAGTCAGCAAAGGTGATATCGTTTTCAAGTCAGGACAGAACAGCAAGATAAAAATCGTCGAATTTCCGCGTACAGAGCAGTTTGAAGCGTGGCTTGAAACAATATAA